Genomic DNA from Nocardioides aquaticus:
GCTGAGGTCGAACCTCCCGACCACCTTCACCGGGTTCGAGTACGACTTCGAGCACGTCTGGGCCGACTGCACGCCCGAGCAGCGCGAGGCGGTCCTCGAGGAGGTCTTCCAGGACGGTTCCCTCAAGCTGTGGCTGGCCGGCTTCGGCGAGATGTTCTTCGAGGAGGAGGTCAGCGAGGCCGTCTCCGAGTTCGTCCGCGGCAAGATGCGGGCGCGTCTGCAGGACCAGCGCCTGATCGACCTCCTGGTCCCCACCGACTACGGCTTCGGCACCCACCGCGTCCCCCTGGAGCGGGGGTACCTCGAGGCCTACCTCCGCGACGACGTCGACCTGGTCGGGGTGAAGGACAACCCGATCGTCCGGGTCCGGCCGGAGGGGATCGAGCTGGCCGACGGGACCGTCCACGAGCTCGACGTGATCATCCTGGCCACCGGCTTCGACGCCGGGACCGGGGCGCTGACCCGGATCGACATCCGCGGCCGCGGGGGGCGCTCGCTGGCCGAGGACTGGTCCCGCGACATCCGCACGACGATGGGGCTGATGGTGCACGGGTACCCGAACATGCTGACCACGGCGGTCCCGCTGGCGCCCTCGGCGGCCCTGTGCAACATGACCACCTGCCTGCAGCAGCAGACGGAGTGGATCAGCGACGCCATCCGCGCGGTGCGTGAGCAGGGCCGGTCGGTGATCGAGCCGACCGCCCAGGGCGAGGAGGCGTGGGTCGCGCACCACGAGGAGGTGGCCTCGGCGACACTCGTCCCGAAGACCAACTCCTGGTACCTGGGCTCCAACGTCCCCGGCAAGCCGCGTCGGCTGCTCTCCTACATCGGGGGCGTGGGGACGTACCGCCAGAAGTGCGAGGAGGAGGCGGCCGCGGGCTACCCGGCCTTCACGATCAGCGAGCCCTCGCAGCCGCTCGTCGGCGCGGCCGGCCCGTCCGCCTGAGAGACCCGGGCGCCGCCGAGCCGCAGGCCCGGCGGCGCCCGCGGTAGGGCGTTCCGCCTCTTGACGCGCCGAGTGCGCGAGGCGAACACTCGATCCTCCGGTGCTGACGCCGCCCGCACCATGTCGCACGACCACGCCGCACCATGCGTACGAGG
This window encodes:
- a CDS encoding flavin-containing monooxygenase, with translation MTHATSTTAPETDATPTTLDALVLGAGVAGLYQLHQLREQGLTVRAYEAADDVGGTWTWNRYPGARFDSEAYIYQYLFSEELYKGWSWSEKFPAQPEIERWLQYVTDRLDLRKDIQFSTWVTSAHYDEDRGRWTVTTDRGEVIDTQFFVTCGGMLSAPMENVFEGQDTFEGRIFHTSRWPHQDVDLAGKRVGVVGNGATGIQVIQTIAGHVGHLTVFARTPQYVIPMKNPTYGPAEQEAYKERFEELRSNLPTTFTGFEYDFEHVWADCTPEQREAVLEEVFQDGSLKLWLAGFGEMFFEEEVSEAVSEFVRGKMRARLQDQRLIDLLVPTDYGFGTHRVPLERGYLEAYLRDDVDLVGVKDNPIVRVRPEGIELADGTVHELDVIILATGFDAGTGALTRIDIRGRGGRSLAEDWSRDIRTTMGLMVHGYPNMLTTAVPLAPSAALCNMTTCLQQQTEWISDAIRAVREQGRSVIEPTAQGEEAWVAHHEEVASATLVPKTNSWYLGSNVPGKPRRLLSYIGGVGTYRQKCEEEAAAGYPAFTISEPSQPLVGAAGPSA